A single window of Jaculus jaculus isolate mJacJac1 chromosome 22, mJacJac1.mat.Y.cur, whole genome shotgun sequence DNA harbors:
- the LOC105944482 gene encoding 60S ribosomal protein L39-like, giving the protein MSSHKTFRIKRFLAKKQKQNRPIPQWIRMKTGNKIRYNSKRRHWRRTKLCL; this is encoded by the coding sequence ATGTCTTCTCACAAGACTTTCAGAATCAAGCGATTCCTTgccaagaaacaaaagcaaaaccgtCCCATTCCCCAATGGATTCGGATGAAAACGGGTAACAAAATCAGATACAACTCTAAGAGAAGACACTGGAGGAGAACCAAGCTGTGTCTGTAA